From one Streptomyces chromofuscus genomic stretch:
- a CDS encoding glycosyltransferase, which yields MTAAEAAPDEERTERVLASTSVVIALRDDLRILDCIDSVDEDVEIVLALNGATDEIRRVLREHPRPLTVTEIPDAGNLGAAYNAGAEAASGRYLLLMDSDCTFAPGVVRMMAAAVATDPVVKGQVVYGESGSLMSRLTARVREYDEGEYVSALSPPLIYDRAIVEHIGGYHFDGLIHWCEDREFDFRLQLAGIPVRHVPEARIFHDAQVGLQNMRSYFRYGVGEGIAQETGVFTTPAVPVLWRLYEASRTLAGCARHKGIGAAAYYALLKAAFHTGTLYHLVRDPYGVRPRYPATAARTRMLRAIPQHCTELTPAQRERLRRAHLRAGRRIVPLADLTVFRCDGDPKPEPSPQAAS from the coding sequence ATGACCGCCGCCGAGGCCGCCCCGGACGAGGAGCGCACCGAACGGGTGCTGGCGAGCACCAGCGTGGTCATCGCGCTCCGCGACGACCTGCGCATCCTGGACTGCATCGACTCGGTCGACGAGGACGTGGAGATCGTGCTGGCGCTCAACGGCGCCACCGACGAGATCCGCCGGGTGCTGCGCGAGCACCCGAGGCCGCTGACCGTCACCGAGATACCCGACGCGGGCAACCTCGGCGCCGCCTACAACGCGGGCGCCGAGGCGGCGAGCGGGCGCTATCTGCTGCTGATGGACTCCGACTGCACCTTCGCCCCCGGCGTGGTCCGCATGATGGCCGCGGCCGTCGCCACCGACCCGGTGGTCAAGGGCCAGGTGGTGTACGGCGAGTCCGGCAGCCTGATGAGCCGGCTCACCGCCCGCGTGCGCGAGTACGACGAGGGCGAGTACGTCAGCGCCCTGTCCCCGCCGCTCATCTACGACCGGGCGATCGTCGAGCACATCGGCGGCTACCACTTCGACGGCCTGATCCACTGGTGCGAGGACCGGGAGTTCGACTTCCGTCTCCAGCTGGCCGGCATCCCCGTCCGGCACGTCCCCGAGGCCCGCATCTTCCACGACGCCCAGGTCGGCCTCCAGAACATGCGCAGCTACTTCCGCTACGGCGTGGGCGAGGGCATCGCCCAGGAGACCGGTGTCTTCACCACCCCCGCCGTGCCCGTGCTGTGGCGGCTGTACGAGGCGTCCCGGACGCTCGCCGGGTGCGCCCGCCACAAGGGGATCGGGGCCGCCGCCTACTACGCCCTGCTGAAGGCGGCCTTCCACACCGGCACCCTCTACCACCTGGTACGCGACCCCTACGGCGTGCGGCCCCGCTACCCGGCGACCGCCGCCCGCACCAGGATGCTGCGCGCAATCCCGCAGCACTGCACCGAGCTGACGCCCGCCCAGCGCGAGCGGCTGCGCCGGGCGCATCTGCGGGCCGGTCGGCGGATCGTCCCGCTCGCCGACCTCACCGTGTTCCGGTGCGACGGCGATCCGAAGCCCGAGCCGTCGCCTCAGGCCGCGTCGTGA
- a CDS encoding class I SAM-dependent DNA methyltransferase, which produces MRMRILPQEMKRKWRAWKCPARKSRLLNGAVVTQYETRGDFFAEYADVYAAAPYNDFTEEVSKKLPDLISHYRAGGGSLLDLGCGTGTLLIALAGSFGRLTGVDQSPDMLRHAGEAARRAGVDVDLVRGDLREYRGDQRHSVVTCTYNTVNYLVGEGDLELAARTLRAATEDGGLAVLDAHPVWFVERAWAGQVFVEQNTEDILEVWENSYDAATGRVDTTVTVVRRTPEGGWHRVHETHPQRGHDPAAVTGALLAAGFTSVDTYAGLDREPVREDTRRVWYVAR; this is translated from the coding sequence ATGCGCATGCGAATTCTCCCTCAGGAAATGAAAAGGAAATGGCGGGCCTGGAAGTGCCCGGCACGGAAATCGAGACTACTGAATGGGGCGGTCGTGACGCAATATGAAACGCGCGGAGATTTCTTCGCTGAGTATGCCGATGTTTATGCCGCGGCACCCTACAATGATTTCACGGAAGAAGTGTCGAAAAAACTCCCCGACCTGATTTCCCATTACCGTGCGGGTGGCGGGTCGCTGCTCGACCTGGGCTGCGGCACCGGCACGCTGCTGATCGCGCTGGCCGGCTCCTTCGGCCGGCTCACCGGCGTCGATCAGTCGCCCGACATGCTGCGGCACGCCGGCGAGGCCGCCCGCCGGGCCGGGGTGGACGTCGACCTGGTCCGCGGCGACCTGCGCGAATACCGCGGCGACCAGCGCCACTCCGTGGTCACCTGCACCTACAACACCGTCAACTACTTGGTCGGCGAGGGTGACCTGGAGCTCGCCGCCCGCACCCTGCGGGCCGCCACCGAGGACGGCGGCCTCGCCGTGCTCGATGCGCACCCCGTCTGGTTCGTCGAACGGGCCTGGGCCGGACAGGTGTTCGTGGAGCAGAACACCGAGGACATCCTGGAGGTCTGGGAAAACTCCTACGACGCCGCGACTGGCCGGGTGGACACCACGGTCACCGTCGTGCGCCGGACCCCCGAGGGCGGCTGGCACCGCGTCCACGAGACCCATCCGCAGCGCGGCCACGACCCGGCCGCAGTCACCGGCGCACTGCTGGCGGCCGGCTTCACCAGCGTGGACACGTACGCCGGGCTCGACCGCGAGCCGGTGCGCGAGGACACCCGGCGCGTCTGGTACGTGGCCAGATGA
- a CDS encoding GNAT family N-acetyltransferase, whose product MHPESTADIPDEADVPAEDFHQSAGRFRLLSGRGHPVRLLRAGRPGGRWAAALLEDGGQDGWFMWKGPAGHPDPEQLSALLTGVSRLGPATLVLLPEWDFPEVLAAAGYRPAPRYATGLVPTGGGDEAILARMRPSTRSRVRRALRSGLEFADDPGRIDEFYDFYAPAMIRADSPDLAPLDLLHDLLEHPSVHLFTALHEGRVAAGSICFRNRNSLEARFVATHPEHRVDGSMNFVHFETIRRAAAEGLEHFDLSGISTGEVDGKTAGINRFKLGFGGEVLHYPTYARSAD is encoded by the coding sequence ATGCATCCGGAAAGCACCGCCGACATTCCCGACGAGGCGGACGTCCCGGCCGAGGACTTCCACCAGAGCGCCGGCCGGTTCCGGCTACTGTCGGGGCGCGGCCATCCCGTACGCCTGCTGCGCGCGGGCCGTCCCGGCGGCCGGTGGGCCGCGGCACTGCTAGAGGACGGCGGTCAGGACGGCTGGTTCATGTGGAAGGGACCGGCCGGACACCCAGATCCCGAACAGCTGTCCGCCCTGCTCACGGGGGTTTCCCGGCTGGGCCCCGCCACCTTGGTGCTGCTTCCGGAGTGGGACTTCCCCGAGGTGCTGGCGGCAGCCGGGTACCGGCCCGCCCCGCGCTACGCGACCGGTCTCGTGCCCACCGGCGGTGGGGACGAGGCGATCCTCGCCCGGATGCGCCCGAGCACCCGCAGCCGGGTGCGCCGGGCGCTGCGCAGCGGCCTGGAATTCGCCGACGACCCCGGCCGGATCGACGAGTTCTACGACTTCTACGCACCAGCCATGATCCGCGCGGACTCACCCGACCTCGCCCCCCTCGATCTGCTGCATGATCTGCTGGAGCATCCGTCGGTCCACCTTTTCACCGCGCTGCACGAGGGCCGGGTGGCGGCCGGTTCCATATGCTTCCGGAACCGGAATTCGCTGGAGGCGCGTTTTGTGGCCACGCATCCGGAACACCGCGTCGACGGCTCGATGAACTTCGTGCACTTCGAGACCATCAGGCGGGCGGCGGCCGAAGGGCTGGAGCATTTCGACCTGAGCGGCATATCCACCGGTGAGGTGGACGGGAAGACGGCCGGGATCAACCGGTTCAAGCTCGGGTTCGGCGGTGAGGTCCTCCACTACCCCACCTACGCCCGGTCCGCGGACTGA
- a CDS encoding class I SAM-dependent DNA methyltransferase → MTTTAYDHWSDTYELFEGPMAEDTWRLGIGAELAKLAAPGPLRILDLGAGTGMGSRVLADLVPQGEVTSLDRSAAMLEHGGIPPELRIVGDMARFTAEPDSYDFVVSGFDALNYLTAVDLAECLGNAAAALRPGGHLVFDYSSRKVLQEDWRNLEHEETRDGVRLHRTHRWDPVLARSRSVLSLYGADGLLWRETHVQYVVDPFTMEELGRTAGLRTVRVRDIDGDGFTPGHTTHIYVLRKDEQGVVPNTGERA, encoded by the coding sequence ATGACCACCACCGCGTACGACCACTGGTCCGACACCTACGAACTGTTCGAGGGCCCCATGGCCGAGGACACCTGGCGCCTGGGCATCGGGGCCGAACTGGCCAAGCTGGCCGCCCCCGGCCCCCTCCGCATCCTCGACCTTGGCGCCGGCACCGGCATGGGCAGCCGGGTGCTGGCCGACCTGGTCCCGCAGGGCGAGGTCACCTCGCTGGACCGCTCGGCGGCCATGCTGGAGCACGGCGGCATACCGCCCGAGCTGCGCATCGTCGGCGACATGGCACGCTTCACCGCCGAGCCCGACAGCTACGACTTCGTGGTCTCCGGCTTCGACGCCCTCAACTACCTGACCGCCGTCGACCTCGCCGAGTGCCTGGGCAACGCGGCCGCGGCCCTGCGCCCCGGCGGCCACCTCGTCTTCGACTACTCCTCCCGCAAGGTCCTCCAGGAGGACTGGCGGAACCTGGAGCACGAGGAGACCCGCGACGGTGTCCGGCTGCACCGCACCCACCGCTGGGACCCCGTGCTGGCCCGCAGCCGGTCGGTGCTCTCCCTGTACGGGGCGGACGGCCTGCTCTGGCGCGAGACCCATGTGCAGTACGTCGTCGACCCGTTCACCATGGAGGAACTCGGCCGGACGGCCGGCCTGCGCACGGTCCGGGTCCGCGACATCGACGGCGACGGCTTCACCCCCGGTCACACCACGCACATCTACGTGCTGCGCAAGGACGAGCAGGGCGTCGTCCCGAACACCGGGGAGCGGGCATGA
- a CDS encoding condensation domain-containing protein, with protein MRIANEGSRPEVLPLLSDQIDRLAIQEWVEQHDLGVEVRMFGRGFRLTGPLDTDALDSALTALVARHEALRAAFPDRGRTGRQEIREARPFTPERVDLTALPEDERADEALRLAGAFLSRNLDLDGGLLMSGVVYRLGEQDHLLGLAVDHLVVDGQSFEILVNELWELYAAAVEGREAKLPEQRFTYADFVRWEAEWLGRDPNPRQMIARFAELLDGIGTNAPVYLPGMLRETNDRYAVGTFDGSLTPETCALLTEYCRSARTTPFVVLFTAYLCALHARSGRSDLAALIPVTRRTEEHLLDLVAFLSTYATVRVRINPSLTFKELSRTVRSAVLETQRLGQVPAPEVTSSLAPTHLGRLLERPCTFFDVAPGGWSGGKREAGGLSVEPTEVPGDQHQIESLEVFASVDDSGVDFTVLFPADVFGEESVRELAHEFTSLVHRFLTAPDTAIGDVLRAD; from the coding sequence ATGCGCATCGCGAACGAGGGAAGCCGTCCCGAAGTGCTTCCGCTGCTGTCCGACCAGATAGACCGCCTGGCGATCCAGGAGTGGGTCGAGCAGCATGACCTCGGGGTGGAGGTCCGCATGTTCGGCCGGGGGTTCCGCCTGACCGGCCCCCTCGACACGGACGCCCTGGACTCGGCGCTGACCGCGCTCGTCGCCCGCCACGAGGCGTTGCGCGCGGCCTTCCCCGACCGGGGCAGGACCGGGCGACAGGAGATCCGCGAGGCCCGCCCCTTCACGCCCGAGCGCGTGGACCTGACCGCGCTGCCCGAGGACGAGCGGGCGGACGAGGCGCTGCGCCTGGCCGGCGCCTTCCTGAGCCGGAACCTGGACCTGGACGGCGGGCTGCTCATGAGCGGCGTCGTCTACCGCCTGGGCGAGCAGGACCACCTGCTGGGCCTCGCCGTCGACCATCTGGTGGTGGACGGCCAGTCGTTCGAGATCCTGGTGAACGAACTGTGGGAGCTGTACGCCGCGGCCGTCGAGGGCCGCGAGGCCAAGCTGCCCGAACAGCGGTTCACCTACGCGGACTTCGTCCGCTGGGAGGCGGAGTGGCTGGGCCGCGACCCGAACCCCCGGCAGATGATCGCCCGCTTCGCGGAGCTGCTGGACGGCATCGGCACCAACGCACCGGTGTACCTGCCCGGGATGCTGCGCGAGACCAACGACCGTTACGCGGTAGGCACGTTCGACGGCTCGCTGACGCCGGAGACCTGCGCGCTGCTCACGGAGTACTGCCGGTCGGCCCGCACCACCCCGTTCGTGGTGCTGTTCACTGCCTACCTCTGCGCGCTGCACGCCCGCAGCGGGCGCAGCGACCTCGCGGCGCTGATCCCGGTGACCCGGCGCACCGAGGAGCACCTGCTGGACCTGGTGGCCTTCCTGTCCACCTACGCGACGGTCCGGGTGCGGATCAACCCGTCCCTGACCTTCAAGGAGCTGAGCCGCACGGTCCGTTCGGCGGTGCTGGAGACGCAGCGGCTGGGCCAGGTGCCGGCGCCCGAGGTGACCTCCTCCCTCGCCCCGACCCACCTGGGCCGGCTGCTGGAGCGGCCGTGCACCTTCTTCGACGTGGCGCCCGGCGGCTGGAGCGGCGGCAAGCGCGAGGCCGGAGGGCTGTCGGTGGAGCCGACCGAGGTGCCCGGCGACCAGCACCAGATCGAGAGCCTGGAGGTGTTCGCCTCGGTCGACGACAGCGGAGTCGACTTCACGGTGCTCTTCCCGGCGGACGTCTTCGGCGAGGAGAGCGTTCGGGAGCTCGCTCATGAGTTCACCTCCTTGGTGCACAGGTTCCTGACTGCTCCGGACACGGCGATCGGGGACGTGCT
- a CDS encoding ATP-grasp domain-containing protein has translation MTDTLLICGIGSGMDRSLARVKEMGVRALVVTDRITERVWKSADICLEADPDDFTGVLSAIRAERPGRISGVMTLGYDNPPVVARLAAELGCPGVPVEVADLCTLKDRRIAALDRAGLPVPRFAVATTADAALAALNRIGLPAVVKPSDRTGSLGVAKLDALGTAREPVERALALSPTGHVVVEEYLTGTEHTVAGFAVDGRLRVTGFADREYGEKERFFPHFFEGGDTLPSVLDEAQRAEVVRTVQRGVDALGLTTAVVNTDILRTPDGRVYLLEITCRLTGARIATEIMPLATGVDPLPNAVRLALGRPLAEEELRPTRDRAVVQRYLPANGGTVEWVGDLAEIARTPGVHDVFWGLDLAPGTVLPPYRGGDEVLAGVITSGPDTAAAEALATRVLSRLPLRLTDRPAAPAPTP, from the coding sequence ATGACCGACACCCTCCTGATATGCGGGATCGGCTCCGGAATGGACAGGTCGCTCGCCCGCGTGAAAGAAATGGGGGTGCGCGCCCTGGTCGTCACGGACCGCATCACCGAACGCGTCTGGAAAAGCGCCGACATATGCCTGGAGGCGGACCCAGACGATTTCACCGGTGTCCTGTCGGCAATTCGCGCGGAGCGGCCGGGAAGAATATCCGGCGTCATGACCCTCGGATACGACAATCCACCGGTCGTGGCCCGGCTGGCCGCCGAGCTGGGCTGCCCCGGCGTGCCCGTCGAGGTGGCCGACCTGTGCACCCTGAAGGACCGCCGGATCGCCGCCCTGGACCGGGCCGGGCTGCCCGTGCCCCGGTTCGCCGTCGCCACCACCGCCGACGCCGCCCTCGCCGCGCTGAACCGGATCGGGCTACCCGCCGTCGTCAAGCCCAGCGATCGCACCGGCTCCCTGGGCGTCGCCAAGCTGGACGCCCTCGGCACCGCGCGGGAACCCGTCGAGCGGGCCCTTGCCCTCAGCCCGACCGGACACGTCGTCGTGGAGGAGTACCTGACCGGCACCGAGCACACCGTGGCCGGGTTCGCCGTCGACGGCAGGCTCCGCGTCACCGGGTTCGCCGACCGCGAGTACGGCGAGAAGGAGCGCTTCTTCCCGCACTTCTTCGAGGGCGGCGACACCCTGCCCTCCGTCCTGGACGAGGCACAGCGCGCCGAGGTGGTGCGCACCGTCCAGCGGGGCGTCGACGCGCTCGGGCTGACCACCGCCGTCGTCAACACCGACATCCTGCGCACCCCCGACGGGCGGGTGTACCTGCTGGAGATCACCTGTCGGCTGACCGGCGCCCGCATCGCCACCGAGATCATGCCGCTCGCCACTGGTGTCGACCCGCTGCCCAACGCCGTCCGCCTTGCCCTGGGCCGCCCGCTCGCCGAGGAGGAACTGCGCCCCACCCGCGACCGGGCGGTCGTCCAGCGCTATCTGCCCGCAAACGGCGGCACCGTCGAATGGGTCGGCGACCTGGCCGAAATCGCCCGTACCCCCGGCGTCCACGACGTCTTCTGGGGCCTGGACCTCGCCCCCGGCACCGTCCTGCCGCCCTACCGCGGCGGCGACGAGGTGCTGGCCGGTGTGATCACCAGCGGCCCGGACACCGCCGCCGCCGAAGCCCTCGCGACCCGGGTGCTGTCCCGCCTCCCACTGCGCCTCACCGACCGCCCCGCCGCACCCGCCCCCACGCCCTGA
- a CDS encoding CocE/NonD family hydrolase, whose translation MRLVIDRDVPVPMSDGVVLRADVYRPDTSRPLPALLQRTPYGKGSSAGGRSLDWMRLVEAGYCLVVQDVRGRYASGGVFRPFADDAADGRDTVEWAAGRDWCDGTVGMIGRSYEGAAQWHAAAAAPPALRALAPHVAAADPYEGWTYLGGAFQLGFCLHWVLGDLLHGQVERAGGTAADVRAVAEALDGIDELYRAPWRALPLLDRLAPYYREWLEHPGPDAHWRGLAAAPDGRRPPALVVGGWYDIFLPGTLRTPSPRPDDRLLIGPWSHCVTGGVFPERRYGLAADEAEFDMTAAHLAFFDRHLKGGTEQAGPPVELFAGGADRWITPAGPPGADSVPLALHLDSDGDARTRHGSGVLHHAPPRREVTDVYRYDPRDPVPTAGGATCMTGMLVGADCGPLDQRAVEDRPDVLCYTGPRLDAPLTVSGEVVAELYVSSSAPDTDFTAKLVDVHPDGRAEILCDGVVRTGHRARLDGVRPPVPDTVHALPVAAGTVVHVFRPGHRVRLEVSSSNFPRFDPNPNTGGTPLTLADAPVATAVNRVHHGPGRPSRLLLPVCPGLPDAHDAA comes from the coding sequence GTGCGACTCGTGATCGACCGGGACGTGCCCGTCCCCATGAGCGACGGCGTGGTGCTGCGGGCGGACGTGTACCGCCCGGACACCTCCCGCCCGCTGCCGGCCCTCCTCCAGCGGACCCCGTACGGCAAGGGGTCCTCGGCGGGGGGCCGCTCCCTGGACTGGATGCGGCTGGTGGAGGCCGGGTACTGCCTCGTGGTGCAGGACGTGCGCGGCCGGTACGCGTCCGGCGGTGTCTTCCGGCCGTTCGCCGACGACGCCGCGGACGGCCGAGACACCGTGGAGTGGGCCGCAGGCCGGGACTGGTGCGACGGGACCGTCGGCATGATCGGGCGGTCCTACGAGGGTGCCGCGCAGTGGCACGCGGCGGCCGCCGCGCCGCCCGCGCTGCGGGCCCTCGCCCCGCACGTCGCCGCCGCCGACCCCTACGAGGGCTGGACGTACCTGGGCGGCGCCTTCCAACTCGGGTTCTGTCTGCACTGGGTGCTCGGCGACCTGCTGCACGGGCAGGTCGAGCGGGCCGGCGGCACCGCCGCGGACGTCCGCGCCGTGGCCGAGGCGCTGGACGGCATCGACGAGCTCTACCGGGCGCCCTGGCGGGCGCTGCCCCTGCTGGACCGGCTCGCTCCCTACTACCGCGAGTGGCTGGAGCACCCCGGGCCCGACGCCCACTGGCGCGGGCTGGCCGCCGCCCCGGACGGGCGACGGCCTCCGGCGCTGGTGGTCGGCGGCTGGTACGACATCTTCCTGCCGGGCACCCTGCGGACACCGTCGCCCCGGCCGGACGACCGCCTGCTGATCGGCCCCTGGTCGCACTGCGTGACCGGCGGTGTCTTCCCCGAGCGGCGCTACGGACTCGCCGCCGACGAGGCGGAGTTCGACATGACGGCGGCCCATCTCGCCTTCTTCGACCGGCATCTGAAGGGCGGGACGGAGCAAGCGGGTCCGCCGGTGGAGTTGTTCGCCGGCGGGGCGGACCGCTGGATCACCCCCGCCGGTCCGCCGGGCGCGGACAGCGTCCCGCTCGCGCTGCACCTGGACAGCGACGGCGACGCTCGTACCCGGCACGGCTCGGGCGTGCTGCACCACGCCCCGCCCCGCCGCGAGGTCACGGACGTCTACCGCTACGACCCCCGCGACCCCGTCCCGACCGCCGGCGGAGCCACCTGCATGACCGGCATGCTCGTCGGCGCCGACTGCGGCCCCCTGGACCAGCGCGCGGTGGAGGACCGCCCGGACGTGCTCTGCTACACCGGCCCCCGGCTGGACGCGCCCCTGACGGTGTCCGGGGAGGTGGTCGCCGAGCTGTACGTCTCCTCGTCCGCGCCGGACACGGACTTCACCGCCAAGCTGGTCGACGTGCACCCGGATGGCCGCGCGGAGATCCTCTGCGACGGCGTCGTCCGGACCGGGCACCGGGCCCGGCTGGACGGGGTGCGTCCGCCGGTCCCGGACACGGTCCACGCCCTGCCGGTGGCGGCGGGGACCGTTGTGCACGTCTTCCGGCCCGGCCACCGGGTCCGGCTGGAGGTCTCCAGCAGCAACTTCCCGCGGTTCGACCCCAATCCGAACACCGGCGGCACCCCGCTGACCCTGGCGGACGCCCCGGTGGCCACGGCCGTCAACCGGGTCCACCACGGGCCGGGCCGGCCGTCGCGGCTGCTGCTCCCGGTCTGTCCCGGTCTGCCGGACGCTCACGACGCGGCCTGA